Part of the Pedobacter roseus genome is shown below.
ATGGAAAATTGCAGGGTTATTTCGATATGTTGGGTATTCCGTACACCACCTGCGATGCCTTGACTTCATCAATAACGATGAACAAGGGTTACACCAAGGCCATAGTTGAAGGGATTGATAACTTGTATACGGCGAAATCCGTTCAGATATTCAAAGGTGGAAATTACAGTTTAAGCCAGATTAAACATGATTTAAGACTACCTTATTTTGTGAAACCCAATAGTGGCGGGAGCAGCATTGGCATGAGTAAGGTAAAACACGCCGATGACCTTGACGAAGCCATTGATAAGGCCTTTAAAGAAGATACCCAGATTTTAATTGAAGAATTTGTAAGCGGAAGGGAATTTTCGATCGGTGTGTTTGGTGCCGAAGGAAAAATCATTGTTTTACCTACAACAGAAGTAATTCCCCAAAATGAATTTTTCGATTTCGAAGCGAAATATACACCCGGCGCAACAGAAGAAATTACCCCTGGCCGCATGAATGAGGAAGAATTGCAACGTGTGCAACAAGTGGTTACGGATGTATATAAAAAACTAAATTGCAGGGGAGTGGTACGTGTTGATTATTTCCTCGAACACGAAACCGGGAAATTTTATTTTATCGAAATCAATACCATCCCCGGACAAACGGCCACAAGTTTTATTCCACAACAGGTAGCTGCGATGGGCATATCGCTTAAAGAGTTTTATACCCGTTTAATGAAGGAAACATTGGGGTAGGTTTTTAGTCCTTAATCCAGAGTCTATTTACCACAAAGCTTGGATTGGGCGTTCGGAGTTGATTAGCCACAAAGACCAATGAACTTAAAGATACTTAAGGGTTAGAGATTTAAGACTAGGTTGTAGATACGTTATTTTTAAGCGCAGATCGTCTGCGTTTCAACAGGCCAATAATTAAATTAATTATGGGTAGCAATTGAACCAATAGAAATCCCATCCCAAGAGTAGCAAGCTGGATATTTAATCGTTTGAAATAAGCCAATGAACCTTCATTGGTTAACTCAATTACTGCAAGCGACTTTATATAACTATATTGGATATACAAATAGGCTAGAAGCAAAAGGATAGACAATAAGATGTGTAGCCAGCTCAAAATTTCCCAGGCCATATACCGGGCCAGTAATCTATAAAATAAGGCTAAAATGAATAAAAGTATCACCCAAAATCTGATGAACTGAATATTTGTCATCACATAATAGGTATAGTGAAAATTGATATCCAGGCTTGACACGGGAATGAAAAATGAGACTACCAAAAGAAGTGTGGCAAATAGCACCAGGAAATTGTAGGTTTTGAAGATTATTTTCATTTTTAGTTTTTATGCATCACAGTAGTTTGTCAGTCGGAGCGTAGCCAAAGCACCCTCTGTTAAATGATTTTTTCGTGCCATTTATAGTCGTCAAATTTTTATTAGGAAATGAATGTACAGTAGTGCTTCGGAAAATGCAGTCCCGTTATACGCTATAGCTCCGATAAAAGATCGGAGGCTGCCGCTTCTACCGGGTTTATGAAACAAAGGCCTATGTAAAAATCACTATTCCCTTCCTGCAAAGCTAAAATAACAATTTTTAGTATATCAAGTTGTTTCTGATCAGTTTTATCGTACTCGTGTGTTACAAAGTGATACCTTTGGAGTAACGGGGATGGAGGTGAAAGGCAATTTTATCGCTATTAAATTTAATCATCAGGCATCAGAAATGCAAATCTTACTATTCCTCGTTTTAAACGACGACTATTTGTTCTCAGTTAACCGCTTCATTTATACAATCAACCAAGGCTTTCACTTTAATTTCAGAAGTTAATTCGTAACGGTATTCATCTTCAATACTGCCCATTTTGGTTTCAGTATTTCTGAATTTCATTTTACTTTGAACAAATTCCTTTGCCGAAGCATGAAATTCTGTTGCTCCCGTCTGGTTAATGAGTTGCTGGATGTTGCCTTCATTTATTCCGGCGCCAGGCATGATTGTGATCCTTCCATTTGCCTTTTTAATCAATTGAGATAGTTTTTCTGCACCCAATGCAGCTGAAGATGCACCACCAGAAGTAAGCACTCTTTTGATGCCGAGTTCGATTAAATCTTCCAGTGCCTGATCCATATCATTACTCATATCAAAAGCCCTGTGAAAAGCTACTGCCATTGGTTTAGCCAATTCGATTAATTCAGCACACCTTTCTCTATCAATGGCGCCATCTTCCTTCAGTATTCCTATAACAATACCTTCGCAATTTA
Proteins encoded:
- a CDS encoding D-alanine--D-alanine ligase, with product MKKTIALLTGGTTGEWVVSVKSAATIAQNIDPNLYDVYKIMLNEKGWFYEPADSVKIEIDKNDFSLTLDGRRVKFDGVFIAIHGSPGEDGKLQGYFDMLGIPYTTCDALTSSITMNKGYTKAIVEGIDNLYTAKSVQIFKGGNYSLSQIKHDLRLPYFVKPNSGGSSIGMSKVKHADDLDEAIDKAFKEDTQILIEEFVSGREFSIGVFGAEGKIIVLPTTEVIPQNEFFDFEAKYTPGATEEITPGRMNEEELQRVQQVVTDVYKKLNCRGVVRVDYFLEHETGKFYFIEINTIPGQTATSFIPQQVAAMGISLKEFYTRLMKETLG
- a CDS encoding copper homeostasis protein CutC gives rise to the protein MKSDLITKNACLEVCANSYASALAAQNGGAKRAEFCDNLAEGGTTPSYGQLALAKKNLSIEIWPIIRPRGGDFLYSDTEFELMKEDINICRSLNCEGIVIGILKEDGAIDRERCAELIELAKPMAVAFHRAFDMSNDMDQALEDLIELGIKRVLTSGGASSAALGAEKLSQLIKKANGRITIMPGAGINEGNIQQLINQTGATEFHASAKEFVQSKMKFRNTETKMGSIEDEYRYELTSEIKVKALVDCINEAVN